A DNA window from Streptomyces parvus contains the following coding sequences:
- the metH gene encoding methionine synthase produces MASLPTSAADSRTRAEALREALATRVVVADGAMGTMLQAQDPTLEDFENLEGCNEILNITRPDIVRSVHEEYFAVGVDCVETNTFGANHSAANEYEIADRIFELSESGARIAREVADEFGAKDGRQRWVLGSIGPGTKLPSLGHITYDVLRDGYQQNAEGLLAGGSDALIVETTQDLLQTKASIIGARRAMDALGLQVPLICSLAFETTGVMLLGSEIGAALTALEPLGIDLIGLNCSTGPDEMSEHLRYLARHSRTPLMCMPNAGLPVLTKDGAHFPLGPDGLADSQEHFVRDYGLSLIGGCCGTTPAHLKAVVDRARELTPTERDPRPEPGAASLYQHIPFRQDTAYLAIGERTNANGSKKFREAMLEARWDDCVEMARDQIREGAHMLDLCVDYVGRDGVADMTELAGRFATASTLPIVLDSTELDVLRAGLEQLGGRAVLNSVNYEDGDGPESRFAQVSALAAEHGAALIALTIDEEGQARTVEHKVAIAERLIEDLTTNWGIRESDILIDTLTFTICTGQEESRGDGIATIGAIRELKKRHPDVQTTLGLSNISFGLNPAARVVLNSVFLDECVKAGLDSAIVHASKILPIARLEEEQVEVALDLIYDRRAEGYDPLQKLMELFEGVNMKSMKAGKAEELMALPLDERLQRRIIDGEKNGLEADLDEALQDTPALDIVNNTLLEGMKVVGELFGSGQMQLPFVLQSAEVMKSAVAHLEPHMEKSDDEGKGTIVLATVRGDVHDIGKNLVDIILSNNGYNVVNLGIKQPVSAILEAAEEHRADVIGMSGLLVKSTVIMKENLQELNQRKMAADFPVILGGAALTRAYVEQDLHEIYEGEVRYARDAFEGLRLMDALIGVKRGVPGAALPELKQRRVPKKDTDTAVLEVEEPEGSVRSDVSTTNPIPEPPFRGTRVVKGIPLKDYASWLDEGALFKGQWGLKQARTGDGPTYEELVETEGRPHLRGWLDHLQSNNLLEAAVVYGYFPCVSKGEDLILLHEDGSERTRFTFPRQRRGRRLCLADFFRPEESGETDVIGLQIVTVGSRIGEATAELFAANSYRDYLELHGLSVQLAEALAEYWHARVRSELGFGGEDPEDVEDMFALKYRGARFSLGYGACPDLEDRAKIADLLQPERIGVHLSEEFQLHPEQSTDAIVIHHPEAKYFNAR; encoded by the coding sequence ATGGCCTCGTTGCCGACATCCGCCGCCGACAGCCGGACCCGCGCAGAAGCACTCCGAGAGGCACTCGCCACCCGCGTGGTGGTGGCCGACGGGGCGATGGGCACCATGCTCCAGGCACAGGACCCCACGCTGGAGGACTTCGAGAATCTCGAAGGCTGCAACGAGATCCTCAACATCACCCGGCCCGACATCGTGCGCTCGGTCCACGAGGAGTACTTCGCGGTCGGCGTCGACTGCGTCGAGACCAACACCTTCGGCGCGAACCACTCCGCCGCCAACGAGTACGAGATCGCCGACCGGATCTTCGAGCTCTCCGAGTCCGGCGCCCGGATCGCCCGCGAGGTCGCCGACGAGTTCGGTGCGAAGGACGGCCGCCAGCGCTGGGTCCTCGGCTCGATCGGCCCCGGCACCAAGCTGCCCTCGCTCGGCCACATCACGTACGACGTCCTGCGCGACGGCTACCAGCAGAACGCCGAGGGCCTCCTCGCGGGCGGCTCCGACGCGCTGATCGTCGAGACCACCCAGGACCTCCTGCAGACCAAGGCCAGCATCATCGGCGCCCGCCGCGCGATGGACGCCCTCGGACTCCAGGTGCCGCTGATCTGCTCCCTCGCCTTCGAGACCACGGGCGTCATGCTCCTCGGCTCCGAGATCGGCGCGGCGCTGACCGCCCTGGAGCCGCTGGGCATCGACCTGATCGGGCTGAACTGCTCGACCGGCCCGGACGAGATGAGCGAGCACCTGCGCTACCTCGCCCGCCACTCCCGTACGCCCCTGATGTGCATGCCCAACGCCGGGCTGCCCGTCCTCACCAAGGACGGCGCCCACTTCCCGCTCGGCCCCGACGGTCTCGCCGACTCCCAGGAACACTTCGTCCGGGACTACGGCCTCTCCCTCATCGGCGGCTGCTGCGGTACGACCCCGGCGCACCTGAAGGCCGTCGTCGACCGCGCGCGCGAGCTGACGCCGACGGAGCGCGACCCGCGCCCCGAGCCCGGCGCCGCCTCCCTCTACCAGCACATCCCCTTCCGCCAGGACACCGCCTACCTGGCCATCGGGGAGCGCACCAACGCCAACGGCTCCAAGAAGTTCCGCGAGGCCATGCTGGAGGCCCGCTGGGACGACTGCGTGGAGATGGCCCGCGACCAGATCCGCGAGGGCGCGCACATGCTCGACCTCTGCGTCGACTACGTGGGCCGGGACGGCGTCGCCGACATGACCGAGCTGGCCGGCCGCTTCGCGACCGCCTCCACCCTGCCGATCGTGCTGGACTCCACCGAGCTGGACGTCCTGCGGGCCGGTCTTGAGCAGCTCGGCGGCCGGGCCGTGCTGAACTCGGTCAACTACGAGGACGGCGACGGCCCCGAGTCCCGCTTCGCGCAGGTCAGCGCCCTGGCCGCCGAGCACGGCGCCGCCCTGATCGCCCTGACGATCGACGAGGAGGGCCAGGCCCGCACGGTCGAGCACAAAGTCGCCATCGCCGAGCGGCTGATCGAGGACCTCACCACCAACTGGGGCATCCGCGAGTCCGACATCCTCATCGACACCCTGACCTTCACCATCTGCACCGGCCAGGAGGAGTCCCGCGGCGACGGCATCGCCACCATCGGGGCCATCCGCGAGCTGAAGAAGCGCCACCCCGACGTCCAGACCACGCTGGGCCTCTCCAACATCTCCTTCGGCCTCAACCCGGCCGCCCGTGTCGTGCTGAACTCCGTCTTCCTCGACGAGTGCGTCAAGGCGGGCCTCGACTCCGCGATCGTGCACGCTTCGAAGATCCTGCCGATCGCCCGGCTGGAAGAGGAGCAGGTCGAGGTCGCCCTCGACCTGATCTACGACCGCCGCGCCGAGGGCTACGACCCCCTCCAGAAGCTCATGGAGCTGTTCGAGGGCGTCAACATGAAGTCGATGAAGGCGGGCAAGGCCGAGGAGCTGATGGCCCTCCCGCTGGACGAGCGGCTCCAGCGCCGCATCATCGACGGCGAGAAGAACGGCCTGGAAGCCGACCTCGACGAAGCCCTCCAGGACACCCCGGCCCTCGACATCGTCAACAACACGCTGCTGGAGGGCATGAAGGTCGTCGGCGAGCTGTTCGGCTCCGGCCAGATGCAGCTCCCGTTCGTCCTCCAGTCCGCCGAGGTCATGAAGAGCGCGGTGGCCCACCTGGAGCCGCACATGGAGAAGTCCGACGACGAGGGCAAGGGCACCATCGTGCTGGCCACCGTCCGGGGCGACGTCCACGACATCGGCAAGAACCTCGTCGACATCATCCTCTCCAACAACGGCTACAACGTCGTCAACCTCGGCATCAAGCAGCCCGTCTCCGCGATCCTGGAAGCCGCCGAGGAACACCGCGCCGACGTCATCGGCATGTCCGGTCTCCTGGTGAAGTCGACCGTGATCATGAAGGAGAACCTCCAGGAGCTCAACCAGCGCAAGATGGCCGCCGACTTCCCGGTCATCCTCGGCGGCGCCGCGCTGACCCGGGCCTACGTCGAGCAGGACCTGCACGAGATCTACGAGGGCGAGGTCCGCTACGCCCGCGACGCCTTCGAGGGCCTGCGCCTGATGGACGCGCTCATCGGCGTCAAGCGCGGCGTGCCGGGCGCGGCCCTGCCCGAGCTGAAGCAGCGCCGGGTTCCCAAGAAGGACACCGACACCGCCGTGCTGGAGGTCGAGGAGCCCGAGGGCTCGGTGCGCTCGGACGTCTCCACCACCAACCCCATCCCCGAGCCGCCCTTCCGCGGCACCCGGGTCGTCAAGGGCATTCCGCTCAAGGACTACGCCTCCTGGCTCGACGAGGGCGCCCTGTTCAAGGGCCAGTGGGGCCTCAAGCAGGCCAGGACCGGCGACGGGCCGACGTACGAGGAGCTGGTGGAGACCGAGGGACGCCCGCACCTGCGCGGCTGGCTCGACCACCTCCAGTCCAACAACCTCCTGGAAGCCGCCGTCGTCTACGGCTACTTCCCCTGCGTCTCCAAGGGCGAGGACCTGATCCTCCTCCACGAGGACGGCTCGGAGCGCACCCGCTTCACCTTCCCGCGCCAGCGCCGCGGCCGCCGCCTCTGCCTCGCCGACTTCTTCCGCCCCGAGGAGTCCGGCGAGACCGATGTCATCGGCCTCCAGATCGTCACCGTCGGCTCCCGGATCGGCGAGGCCACCGCCGAGCTGTTCGCCGCCAACTCCTACCGCGACTACCTGGAGCTGCACGGCCTCTCCGTCCAGCTCGCGGAAGCCCTCGCCGAGTACTGGCACGCCCGGGTCCGCAGCGAGCTGGGCTTCGGCGGGGAGGACCCGGAGGACGTCGAGGACATGTTCGCGCTGAAGTACCGCGGCGCGCGGTTCTCCCTCGGTTACGGGGCGTGCCCGGACCTGGAGGACCGGGCCAAGATCGCCGACCTCCTCCAGCCGGAGCGGATCGGCGTGCACCTCTCCGAGGAGTTCCAGCTCCACCCGGAGCAGTCCACCGACGCCATCGTCATCCACCACCCCGAGGCGAAGTACTTCAACGCCCGGTAG
- a CDS encoding IclR family transcriptional regulator, whose amino-acid sequence MAKNIQSLERAAAMLRLLAGGERRLGLSDIASSLGLAKGTAHGILRTLQLEGFVEQDAASGRYQLGAELLRLGNSYLDVHELRARALVWTDDLARSSGESVHLGVLHQHGVLIVHHVFRPDDSRQVLEVGAMQPLHSTALGKVLSAYDPVAHSEVMEAERRSFTGRTVTEADAFESMLDLVRAQGWAADAEETWEGVAAVAAPVHDRRRMPVGAVAVTGAVERVAPGGTLRPELIAAVRDCARAVSRDLGAGRF is encoded by the coding sequence ATGGCCAAGAACATCCAGTCGCTGGAGCGGGCGGCCGCGATGCTGCGTCTGCTGGCGGGCGGCGAGCGCCGGCTCGGGCTCTCCGACATCGCCTCCTCGCTGGGGCTGGCCAAGGGCACGGCGCACGGCATTCTGCGCACCCTTCAGCTGGAGGGTTTCGTCGAACAGGACGCGGCGTCGGGCCGCTACCAGCTGGGCGCGGAGCTGCTGCGGCTCGGCAACAGCTATCTGGACGTCCACGAGCTGCGGGCCCGCGCCCTGGTCTGGACGGACGACCTGGCCCGCTCCAGCGGCGAGAGCGTCCACCTCGGGGTGCTGCACCAGCACGGCGTACTGATCGTCCACCACGTCTTCCGGCCCGACGACAGCCGCCAGGTGCTGGAGGTCGGGGCGATGCAGCCGCTGCACTCCACGGCGCTGGGCAAGGTGCTGTCCGCGTACGACCCGGTGGCCCACAGCGAGGTCATGGAGGCGGAACGCCGCTCCTTCACCGGGCGCACCGTCACCGAGGCCGACGCGTTCGAGTCGATGCTCGACCTGGTCCGGGCCCAGGGCTGGGCCGCCGACGCCGAGGAGACCTGGGAGGGCGTCGCCGCCGTGGCCGCCCCCGTGCACGACCGGCGCAGGATGCCGGTGGGCGCGGTCGCCGTGACCGGCGCGGTGGAGCGCGTGGCCCCGGGCGGCACACTGCGCCCCGAGCTGATCGCGGCCGTACGGGACTGCGCCCGCGCGGTCTCCCGGGACCTGGGCGCCGGG